The nucleotide window CAGTTTCATGTATATTTGCAATTGAATCTTCATGATCATACATGCGTTTATTTATATTGAGTTGTCTTTGTTATCAGAGAGCTTCGCATGCATTGTGATCATTAGTTGACGGGAACACTTCACACGAATTTACTCTAGGGAATAAAATGAAAGTAGTTCGTTTTCATCTTCTCTCGTTTATAAATCAGTGGTTTTGCTGTGTATTGTGTGAAATCTAAATTATAATCCAGCAAAAATGTTAttcaaattaataatatatTACCTTTCTCCTAGTTGTTTTTTATAAACAAACGCTTGGTCAAGAATTCCGTAGAGATAACATATATATTGTGATTTTATAGTAATGCACTAGAGAAATTTTGCTCATttcaataaagaatatatattgtCGATTCCATATGCTGAGACTAATAAGGTTATTCCGTAGAGTTTTTTCAACTGtcaaatgagagagagagagagagagagagagagagagagagagagagagagttgtttTCACATCGAACCTTATAAATGAATGAAGATGAATAAGACAAAAAGTTGCATATGAGTCACGTTTATTGATGCTATTCACACACGTATTCCTTTCTtatgaataacaaaaaaaaaaaaaacccgtcaTACGTTGTAGTATTACAGTGACATGCAACTcctattttttaatatattgaaaaatgtcAATGATATTTCTCGtcataacatttttattgctaTTTCCTATTGCATGTATAATATCTAAATCATTCTATTTTCAGTGGGTTTTTTATGGGGGTGCAATGTCTAAACACTtttgatattgtacatgtaattttgaaatgtttgaaattgatCACCTAGATATttaatgaccccccccccccccccccccatcacaGACTTCAATGGTTGTAATTGATTTAGCTGTTTCCCGCCTACCTGCTTAAACCCGTTTCCAGTATCGAGAATCTCTAGAGTATATGATTGACAGACCAGTTATTTTTCCACACAGCGATCAATACAAACATTAATTTCAACAGAAAAATCTCCCTTATCCGATCAGATAAGATACGATACAACATACATTTTGGAGACATTGCTTTTATTTAAGATTAATtttcagtgggtttttttttttcttttctatttaCATTGCTGACTATATTTCTGATTTCTTAAACCAATCTATATCGTAACTGGAAAAAAGCTATGATGCCGATATATTTATCGCCATAAAATAGAaagtaatatatattttgatagcaACATTGACACATATGAGAGATGGCAATAGTCTTAACACAAATCCCTGAGGTAATCCatcataaatttaaaacaaaacaattggtaaatgtaattataaaacTATGTCTAAAACGTTTTAAAAACTGATGaacaaataaaattgattttaagaGATATACTACcgcttttttgttgttgtgtgtttttgtgttgttttgtttttgtttatttgagAAGATAGAGCTTACTGTCTACTCATATCGAAtgtctttaaataaataaaGGTAAATCTCAAAAAGATCACATGACAGTATTTTTCTTCAACCATGCCCGTTATCATATACGATGCATTATGATAGGGTACTGGTGATTAAAATACTCTAGAGTGATCATGTAAAAAGTAACTTGTTATCAATACAACAAATGATTTCTAGTAAATTGATGGCAGAAATGTATAAGAATATTTTATGGCCTTGCTTGCACAGCGAACAAGTGGAACGGAACACATCGGATTGGAGTCAAACTTTTTATGTATAAAGGAAAATGATGGGTTTGAAGGAATTGGAAGCTAAAACTGACCGAGGCATTTCGGATTGCATGATGTGATTTtcaatataatatattatattcgatatttatttattattttaaaaaaggaaataaaGGAACCTTTTATGCCTGCGTTGTTTTGCCAATTTTACGAAAATTTGAACTTGAGGGaggaaaatatatttctttatagAGGGAGAAGTTTTTGTTCGTAGTTTATAATATGAAAGCATTCCAGACTTATTCTTTCACATATACCCAGTTATTAAGTGCATTCAGGGATGTTTCTTTATAGAGGGAGAAATTACTCATTATTTCCATGCGTATTCTTCCACATAAACTCAGCTATTAAGTGCAAACAGGTAgagaaaagctttaaaaatccaAACTCTTGTTCATTGTCATTATTTGTACCTTTAATCAATATCTATCCAATTACAAGAGGAAGAAGTCTGTATTCGCATCTCAATTTGTCTCATTGACACGCGCTTGCCATTTGATTAGGCAAGGCGGCACCCCTTTAACACCTTAAGTATCTACATCCGATTAAATATTAACTTAATTTTGGGGAATCAATTAGGAAGGCGGAATTGTCTCGTGCCATCAATTTATAGTCCATTTGTGAAATTAGGCCCACGGCCATATGCAATTAGTTCCCCCATTTCTTCTATTTTTTCGAGATATGATTAACTCCAGTGGAACGTAtggatatttcaaatataatgaatattaGTTGATGATTATTTTGTAGTGTTTCTTGCGTTTTCAGACTCAATGCAGTTCATCTATGTATTCAGAATTAGAGAATAGATACAAGAGGTACGGACACGCGAAAAAAGGGTTCTgatttaaatattcatatcctgAGAGAGATTAGTTTGGACTACGAATTCTGTGAATACTGATTTATCGTGCTGAGACAAATTGATGTTTCTGGAATAGGTATTCGAGCTCCATGGGTCAAGATACGTATGTTGCCCATTACTGAAAaagatataatatacatgtatagtcatAAAATGTGCCAGTGATCACGCTTAAATATTGTACAGCTGTGCGCTATAGATTACATCCTTTGCTGTTTATTGTTGttacaaatttaagttttacagaTACATGCTACATTTGGATCTAGATTGAGTAATGCTTTGCTGAATGTTCATGtaaataacccccccccccccccccaaaaaaaataaatgacgCATGATTCCATGTGTGATTGTGCATTTGTTTCAGCACCTGCACCGGTAAACGTACGTAAATACAAAAAATACAAGCATgtgtcatatatacatgtatggtataTGACGATTTATTCCCTTTAGATTGCTGAAAAGAATATTTCAGCAATATGTGTTTTGAAACAttgaagcccccccccccccccccttatggtagaaaagtaattctggtacccaaataaaggtcttgtcacaagacatacatgtacaagatttcaaatatgaaagccctattaTCAACCATTCTAAAGTTTttgccaaggttaaagttttttccgGATAGatagactgacagacagatggtCAGACTAAAAACTATATCCCCTAATCTCGATTGCGGGGGCATTTAGGTACGCTCATaacatatgtataaatatagtgtTATCCTCACTAAACTTTGTAATGACTGTGATTAACGCAGGCAATGTCTGGTGAATAAAGCAGATGTCAGCACCGTCTACATTATTGTATGACCTGAGTGATCCAATAAGTTGTCAACAGCTGTATGCACATGCACAGAAGTTGGAAAGTTGTAGAATCAGATTTCTTTCAGGTGCAATTAGACATTACCAACTGCTTATCGTGTGCAGGAGACAAATACTTGTAGCTCTCCTGTAAAAGAGGTAAGTACCGACTAATTGAAAGCTTATCGGTGCATgtaaagaattttgaaattcaaagcaaagtattcaaatcaatattcACCACTGTAACAATATTAAATTATGTATACTGTTTTGAACGGGTTTTTTAGATAATGTAAAACAAgttttatactttttaaaattctttaaaattataaaatttatattttaaaaaaaatctttaaaatgtacAAATCAACTCAATGAATTAAATAGGCTTTATATTCATCCATTTCCCATAATGTGAAGAAAGGGTTTATGTGTGCAAGTGTGTGCgagtgtatgtgtgtgtgcaAGTGTATGTGTGGGTGAGTGTGTGTATTGCCTTTTGTAAGACATATTGCACGTTTGAATGTACTTTAAATTTGTAATCGGTTCGATAGAAGAAAAACGAACCTGCTGGTACAATGTTGACGATTGTGGTCAATGAACTGAAAACATTATCTTTAAAATTGCACCATACTACTAAATTCTTGCTGTTATTATTTCTGCGAGGAACAAATTAAACAGTCACATCATAATTATAAGCTCACGGGGCCCGTATAAACTGaacaaatatttgtttattgattttacaGCGAATCATTCATGTTGTTCATAAATTGTGTATTATCCTAGCTTTATCGTGTTGTGCTACAATATTAACCCATTGTGTCAGAACGAACATACACCCGTTCATGTAGATCCCGAGACAAGGCGCTACGCTTGGCCTCTCTCTTCTTTCCATTCTCCCTTCTgattaaatattgatatactCCTGACAACAGGGTCACGGTTTTAATATCCGAGAGTCTAGCTACATGTGTAAAAGTGTTGAATCGCAGCGACTTGGAATTTAAACAGTGTATTCACTTCAAATAGTAGGATATCTGGATGCAAATACTGGATCGtttcaaaattaaatcattatatcCACTGTTTCGGTAAAGCCGTTTAGTTCAATATGGATTAACAGTACATTAAATGGCGATATAGGGAAATATTCTAAGTACAGCTATGTCATTTATCTGTTTGTTCTAGTGTTTTACTTAAGAATCGGCACTGCATTCGAAATTTATGTCGGACTAATTTTAGAGTCGGTTCGGTTCGGTTCGGCGGGGAACAGTGCTTATCGGGACAGCTAATCGATTGTATAGACAGCGATTCACTTGCTTCTGTCAAATGAAGCCGCTAGTCCACTCACACAGGTTCTTAGAGTTACCGGAGTGGTAAATTCTTGGTGTTCATTATTTCAGTGATTTCTTTTTCATCACAAACCTTTCCAGTTGTTGTATGTTGTGAAGGCAAAATATCACATGTACGCCGGACGTAAGTTTTAGATGGATGCATATGTGTGTAGGTGTTTCAATGAATGAATATGATTGAATGATTCTTTGGATTGTGAAGGGCATTAATGATTTCCATTAAATATGAGATTCGACTGTTTGTACTATAAAGCCATTCATACAAGTTTGCAAGCCGGTCCTTCGTGATAAGCGGTACagcaggtaaaaaaaaaatcgcagctaaaaatcaattattttatatgttaaGTAAACTAGAAAATGCTTTGCTAGCAGAGAATGTGCTTAGAAAGGAAGTTTGCCTCACCAGTTTTCACTTAGCCTAGATATCTGCATGGGAAAGTGGACAACACGTTATAAAAATGGCGGTGGTTTCTATTATGAACAACCAGTCCCGTTATCGGAGACCCGTAAGTCGCCCGGACCGACTCAACGAAAACGAAGGCGAGTTATGGCTTTTTCAGTCTCCTGATTCCAGTAAGAAGTTCCGTGACAGCGATGGATCCGACAATGAGTTAGCCTTGGAGGATTTGGTGACTTGCTGTGTTGATGGTTCTTCCCCTCATAGCTGTTCATTGCAAACTTGTGAGAGAGTAACTATCAACGTTAGTGGTCAATATTACGAAATATGGGCCTCCATTCTTAATAAACACCCGACTACTTTGCTTGGAAATCCTAGGAAACGAATACGATTTTTCGACAAGGATAGAGGCGAATATTTCTTTGATCGTCATAGACCTACTTTTGAATCTATTTTCAATTACTACCAATATGGTGGTAAACTCCGACGCCCGGAGCCCGTGCCCGACGATATTTTTCTCAGGGAGTTAGACTTTTACCAAATAGAGAaggaaaaaattgaaatttacaaaaaagaaGAAGGATATGTATCTGAAAAAATGGAATTGCCAGAAAATCCTTGTAAACGTAAGATTTGGTTGCTAATGGAGTATCCGGAGACGTCATTCGCTGCCTATGTCATCGCCATAGTTTCTGTTGTTGTAACTGTGCTTTCAATAATATTATTCTGTGTGGAAACTGTGCCGTCGTTATCAAGTCACGACTGTGAAGATGGAAAGCCAAATTTTGCAGACCCATATTTTATACTGGAGACTATATGCACAGCCTGGTTTACCTATGAAGTATTCATTCGTCTTTTTTCGTGCCCGagtaaaatcaaatatttcaaagatttccAAAACATTGTGGATATAACTGCTGTTATACCCTACTACGTCACACTGTCAAATCTTGTTTCTCCTGACGGTTGCGATAGCGATTCCGCGGGAACATCTCTGGCCTTCCTAAGAGTCATTCGACTGGTTCGAATCTTCAAATTGACAAAACATTCCGCGGGTTTACAGGTTCTGATTTTAACATTCAAAGCCAGTGTCGAAGGCCTACTCTTATTTCTGGTGGCAATTTTCGTGTGCATATTGCTATTTTCCAGTGCTATCTATTTTGCTGAACAAAGTCACCCCGACTCTCAAATCACGTCTATTCCGGATGCCTTCTGGTGGGCTGTGATCACCATGACGACAGTGGGATACGGGGATAAGTATCCAGTGGGAATTCTAGG belongs to Ostrea edulis chromosome 7, xbOstEdul1.1, whole genome shotgun sequence and includes:
- the LOC125655250 gene encoding potassium voltage-gated channel subfamily A member 1-like isoform X2, giving the protein MAVVSIMNNQSRYRRPVSRPDRLNENEGELWLFQSPDSSKKFRDSDGSDNELALEDLVTCCVDGSSPHSCSLQTCERVTINVSGQYYEIWASILNKHPTTLLGNPRKRIRFFDKDRGEYFFDRHRPTFESIFNYYQYGGKLRRPEPVPDDIFLRELDFYQIEKEKIEIYKKEEGYVSEKMELPENPCKRKIWLLMEYPETSFAAYVIAIVSVVVTVLSIILFCVETVPSLSSHDCEDGKPNFADPYFILETICTAWFTYEVFIRLFSCPSKIKYFKDFQNIVDITAVIPYYVTLSNLVSPDGCDSDSAGTSLAFLRVIRLVRIFKLTKHSAGLQVLILTFKASVEGLLLFLVAIFVCILLFSSAIYFAEQSHPDSQITSIPDAFWWAVITMTTVGYGDKYPVGILGKIIGCFAALTGVLTLAIPVPIITENFNKFYAHKTGRVRG
- the LOC125655250 gene encoding potassium voltage-gated channel subfamily A member 1-like isoform X1, with product MAVVSIMNNQSRYRRPVSRPDRLNENEGELWLFQSPDSSKKFRDSDGSDNELALEDLVTCCVDGSSPHSCSLQTCERVTINVSGQYYEIWASILNKHPTTLLGNPRKRIRFFDKDRGEYFFDRHRPTFESIFNYYQYGGKLRRPEPVPDDIFLRELDFYQIEKEKIEIYKKEEGYVSEKMELPENPCKRKIWLLMEYPETSFAAYVIAIVSVVVTVLSIILFCVETVPSLSSHDCEDGKPNFADPYFILETICTAWFTYEVFIRLFSCPSKIKYFKDFQNIVDITAVIPYYVTLSNLVSPDGCDSDSAGTSLAFLRVIRLVRIFKLTKHSAGLQVLILTFKASVEGLLLFLVAIFVCILLFSSAIYFAEQSHPDSQITSIPDAFWWAVITMTTVGYGDKYPVGILGKIIGCFAALTGVLTLAIPVPIITENFNKFYAHKTGRGRIHTAI